The window TGAAATTTAATAAAGTTGAAAACTTTCAGCATTGTAGGTCCAAGTTACACTACGTTAAACTTGAACCTGTGGGACCGGAGGCTGAGCCTGTCGAAGCTGTAGGGGCCAAACAAGGGTACTTCCGAACCGGGGCAGCGTACTTCCAAACCTACCCACCGGGGTTTAAAACCTCAATTACCCACCTTAAAACGGGGAGGGGGTACTTAAAACTGACAAGCTTGAATATATTTTATGGAATTTTCCGGTTCAGAACTCCTATTTTTCACCTAAAACCTGCAAAATTCGACCAAAAACTGACAGAAAACAGGGTAAAAACCGGAATATATGACAAAATTTCAGGAAAAGTCTTTGGATAAGGTCAAATTTTCGAGGTTCGGAGGTGGGGAGGGGTACTTCGGAACTCGATGATTTCAGCTTTTTTATTCAAGCTTCCACCTTTTAGGTGGAAATTATTAGGTTTTTACTGATAATTATTAGGTTTTAGCCGAAAATTTCCGCCTTTTTGGCAGTATTTTTTAGGTTTTAACTGATCCATTTGACCAAAAACTGACAAGAGAGAAGGGGTGAAGTAAAGTGTTTTGGTAAAATGAGGGGTTATATAGGGTTTTTGCCGGAATTTTTTAGTTTGGAACTGATCATGGATTACAAAATGGTTTAAAATCAGTAATTTGAAGATTTCAATTGATAATTATCTAATGGCAGTAAATCTTACCTTAAATATCCAATCATTCTGTTATTATCCGTTTACAAACGTTTGTAAACGTTTAGCAAACGCTTAGCTCAAAACCAATTTTATTTTTTTAAACCCCAGTTTAAAAGCGCTAAAAGGCTTTTTTGTTTAGAAGCATTTAGTTAGTTTAGAGGGATATAATAGATATATACATAACTCCCGAGGGAGACTTGTTTATATACAATTGTTATTTGCAATTCAGAAGCTAACTTATGACTTATAGACTTTATCGCCGAGATTCAATAATTAAAGGGCAATGGTACTACAGTGTTGCATGTCAAGGTTGCGGAGAAGATATTGAAATTCTCGATGACAAAAGCAAGGGAAAAAATTCAAAACCTCTTTTCGGTGGAGGTGATCTTAGCATTCCATGTAACAAGTGCGGTCATGATGCTATTTATCAATTTGAAGATTTAAAATCCTCACCTGCACCAGAAAACCGGCCATCAACATATCCAGTTAGAGAGAAAATATCAAAATCTTCAAGAAAACCTCTTAGTAAATCATTCCCTGAGGCAAAAGTTACTATGGGAGTTGGATTTATTGAAGATCGACCCAAGGCCGCGGCACTCGTTGGCCGTATTATAACATCTTGGGCAGATATTGAAGTACAACTAACTAGATTGCTTGCAGAATTAATTAATGCTGAAACACCCGCAGTTTCGGCAGTGTTTGGCTCCATAAGAAGTAGTAGGTCTCAATCCGATGCTATTGAAGCCGCAGCAAAAGTCGTCCTAAATGCAGATGACATTTTATTGTTTAAAGCCTATATAAAACGTAAAGCATCATTAGAAAAAGAAAGGAATGATCTCGCACATGGATGTTTTGGAGTTTCAGTTAACATCCCTGATCATATAGTTTGGGTTTCTCAAGCTGACTTTTTAATATTTAATGCTTCCCCAAAGCATCCAGATAATTTAAAAGCGTTTAGGGAAAATCAATTTGTTTACGAGTTAGGAACACTGGAGAGAATTGCTCAAGAAATAGTTGTTTTTTATAATCAAATAGCTTCATTCATAGGCTATTTAAGTGCAAGACGCGGAGGTGTAGACGGAGAATCTTTTCGACGAAAAAGATATCTTGAACTGATTGAGCAGCCAAAAATAAAAGAAGCTCTTGCAATATTAAAACAAAGAAAAAACAGCAAATAACACTGTATATAAAATCATAGCACCCTTCGGGATGCTACGATTCATATACTAACCGTTAGTGCGCCACGAGGTGGCATTTATCCAGTAGGTGTAAATCCTACCAGGGCAATTGACTGTTCACCCTGAAGAAAAGCGGACAGTAAATTTCGTGAGGAGTTCGCTGAAGCTCCGTTCTTTTTCAAATACTCAAGCCGCAATGCGCAAGTGTGAACCCGTTGTAGCTTCGATATGTGTACCTGTATGAGGGAAAACTTCCCTGTAATTAACAGGGTACGGTTTGATGTAGGGTTGCTGATTCTTTACTACTTATTATTATCTTTATAGGTAATTAAATAGGGTAGGCTATCAGGCTCTACTCTACTAGGTAATTATAAAGGAAAATGGAAATATCTGAACTAACATTAAAACTCATACTTCTATTGATACCTGGAAGTATAGCTTGTATTCTTTATGAAAGACTTACAATACATAAACAATGGAATTCATTTAAATTTATTACTAACGCAATTTTATTTGGTTCGATAAGCTATGTTTTAGCTCAACTTGTTTTTAATATTTGCAGAATAGACACAAGTTTTGACACTTTTTGGGATAATTTACCAACTAAAGAAATACCATATCAAGTAATAATTAAAGCTTCAATTGTTTCCATTTTTGTCGGACTCATCGCAACTGGACTTGACCATTATAAATTGATTAATAGGTTCGGGAAATGGATTAAACTAACTAATAAATATGGAGATGAGAATCTCTACTCTTATTTCTTAAATGCTAAGGATGTAGATGAAGTTTATGTACGAGATGTTGAAAATAATTTGACTTATCACGGATTGGTTAACTCATACTCTGAAAATGATGATATTAAAGAAATTTTACTTGTAGATGTTGTTGTGTATGATTATACTACTTCAGAGGAACTTTATTTGCTAGATAAAATTTATCTATCTAGGTCTAAAGAAAATTTAATAATCGAATTACCTTATAAAAATTGAAAAAATGGCACAAAAGAGACCACCGAAACCGAGACCCATTAATGAAGGGAGTTCTAAAGGAAATACTAGAAATGTATCAAATTCTGGCAGACAAGCTCCACCTCCGCCAAGACCAACTCCGAAACCCTTAACTCCAAAAAAATAACTAGCCCTAATAACTAAGCATTCTGACGGCTGGAACAGCCTAGTCTGAATGCAATGTTGAACCCTGAGAAATTTCAGGGTAAACTTCAATGACCCTTCGACAAGCTCAGGGACCAGTATACAGCATTGGGAATTAGGATTACTATGGGGAATGGTTTTCCCTGTTTTATTTTTCAATGGTTGGAGGATGAAAAAGTTAGGTAGTTATAGGTTTTTCCTTTACGTTGTTTTGTTTTTTTTGGTAGGCTAAAGTCACTTTTATGATGTTTTAAGCATGATTATTAGGTGGTTTTCCCCCTACTTCTTGCAGCCACTCTCAAATAAAAATATGGTCTCTCCCTTAGACCCCTTGACCGAGATCCTTAATTTGACAGGGGGGAAAAAGTAAAGGTGCCGGGTACAAATTTCATTTATACGCAACTCCTCAGGGAAACTTGTTTATATACAATTGTTGGCAACAAGCTAAAAAACAAACCTTATTACCAAATTGGTAACTTTTTTATTATATTAGGGACAAACAAGTACAATGTGAGAGTAATAGCGAAACGAACTTTACGAGACTTTTGGGAGAAACACGCTGACTGTGAAGAACAATTAAAGTCTTGGTATAGAGAAACTGAAAAATCCGAATGGAAAAATATTAATGAATTAAAAAACGATTATCCGAGTGCCAGTATTTTAAAAGACAATCCAATTGTTTACAATATTAAAGGCAACAACTACCAATTGATTGTAAAATTCAACTTTGAATATCAAATATGCTGGATAAGATTCATCGGAACTCACGCAGAATATGACAAAATAGACGCAAATAATATCTGATTATGAAAATAACACCAATAAGAAACGAAAAAGACTATCAAAACGCTCTGAACAGACTTGAAGAGATTTTTGATGCAAAAAAAGGAACTGAACAAGGAGATGAATTGGAAATCCTTTCAATCTTAATTGACAGATATGAAAATGAGAACTTTCCAATTGGAATGCCTGACCCAATTGAGGCAATCAAATTCAGAATGGAACAGATGGGAATGAAACAAAAGGATTTAGCCGAAGTTGTTGGTTTTAAAAGTAGAGTTAGTGAAATTTTAAGTAAAAAACGTAAACTGACTTTAAGAATGATAAGAAAACTGAATTCAACACTTCATATTCCGACTGATGTTTTAGTTCAAGATTATTGATAAAAAAGCCAGTTGC of the Cyclobacterium marinum DSM 745 genome contains:
- a CDS encoding type II toxin-antitoxin system HigB family toxin is translated as MRVIAKRTLRDFWEKHADCEEQLKSWYRETEKSEWKNINELKNDYPSASILKDNPIVYNIKGNNYQLIVKFNFEYQICWIRFIGTHAEYDKIDANNI
- a CDS encoding helix-turn-helix domain-containing protein produces the protein MKITPIRNEKDYQNALNRLEEIFDAKKGTEQGDELEILSILIDRYENENFPIGMPDPIEAIKFRMEQMGMKQKDLAEVVGFKSRVSEILSKKRKLTLRMIRKLNSTLHIPTDVLVQDY